The following proteins are co-located in the Nitrospirota bacterium genome:
- a CDS encoding F0F1 ATP synthase subunit epsilon, translating into MAGKLLLEVVTPDKLLLSKQVDEVIAPGTEGEFGVLPGHCHFLSTLKIGELRYRVGDATEYMSVLWGFAEVTPKKVTILAEVAEKAEDIDVERAAAKVAEAEKRLEMGGLPSELKEAQISLEKARLRQKLAERARRRK; encoded by the coding sequence ATGGCTGGCAAACTCCTCTTAGAAGTCGTCACGCCCGACAAGCTCCTGCTGAGCAAGCAGGTGGATGAGGTCATCGCCCCCGGCACCGAGGGCGAGTTCGGCGTCCTGCCCGGTCACTGCCATTTCCTGTCCACGCTGAAGATCGGCGAGCTGCGCTACCGGGTGGGCGACGCGACCGAGTACATGTCGGTCCTCTGGGGCTTCGCCGAGGTGACGCCGAAAAAGGTCACGATCCTGGCCGAGGTGGCCGAGAAGGCCGAGGACATTGACGTGGAGCGGGCCGCCGCCAAGGTCGCGGAGGCGGAGAAGCGTCTGGAGATGGGCGGCCTGCCGTCCGAGCTCAAAGAAGCCCAGATCAGCCTCGAAAAGGCCCGCCTCCGCCAGAAGCTCGCCGAACGCGCCCGCCGTCGTAAGTAA
- a CDS encoding DUF6722 family protein encodes MHRRQRENLARYACDVSKIMVAVPVLGNALSAGFPILAFWLGMTAALVFLVLGLFLDRESEATHEQP; translated from the coding sequence GTGCATCGGAGGCAGCGCGAGAACCTTGCGCGGTATGCTTGCGATGTCAGCAAGATCATGGTGGCGGTCCCTGTACTCGGCAATGCTCTATCGGCCGGGTTTCCCATTCTGGCATTTTGGCTTGGCATGACAGCCGCACTCGTTTTTCTTGTGCTGGGGCTGTTCCTGGACCGGGAGTCGGAGGCGACCCATGAGCAACCTTGA
- a CDS encoding DNA-binding protein: MATLTIKNISDRVVKRLKARAVQHHRSLNYEVIACLEAAAQATPIDPDAFLARVRSIRRTPANFKLTDKTLAQLKTAGRP; the protein is encoded by the coding sequence ATGGCGACGCTCACCATCAAAAACATTTCCGATCGAGTGGTTAAACGTCTGAAGGCTCGTGCAGTGCAACATCATCGGAGCTTGAATTATGAGGTGATCGCCTGTCTGGAGGCGGCGGCTCAGGCGACGCCAATCGATCCTGACGCATTTCTAGCCCGCGTCCGGTCGATCCGACGGACACCGGCGAACTTCAAGTTGACCGACAAGACCCTGGCCCAACTCAAGACTGCGGGTCGCCCATGA
- a CDS encoding type II toxin-antitoxin system VapC family toxin has product MIVADTNLLVYLYVEGQRTSQAEIALAKDPLWVAPLLWRSEFRNTVTGLVRKKALALEDALRIVDDAERAMAGREYSVLSHDVLQLAARSGCSAYDCEFVALAQDLGIPFVTSDRQVLAAFPTTTVSLDRFTV; this is encoded by the coding sequence ATGATCGTGGCCGACACCAACTTGTTGGTATACCTCTACGTCGAGGGACAACGAACCAGCCAGGCGGAGATCGCATTGGCGAAAGACCCCCTGTGGGTGGCACCGCTCTTGTGGCGATCCGAGTTTCGAAATACGGTCACGGGGCTGGTGCGAAAGAAGGCCCTGGCTTTGGAAGATGCGTTACGGATCGTGGATGACGCGGAGCGGGCCATGGCCGGGCGTGAGTACAGCGTTCTGTCCCACGACGTGCTCCAGCTTGCCGCCCGGTCCGGTTGCTCGGCCTATGATTGCGAATTCGTCGCGCTGGCTCAGGACTTGGGCATCCCGTTCGTGACGTCCGATCGGCAAGTGCTGGCGGCGTTTCCCACCACGACAGTATCCCTCGACCGGTTCACTGTCTAA
- a CDS encoding PAS domain S-box protein: MTAISSILDAIWKPGGRRFRLYETIANFHQFSILHTLVAITLCYHLVFSPEAGLSPEARNLLILLLLVTTAAIWRVPPRLFGAGWFVGGWVLGDTLLTVAVIFLSGHTGSALYVAFFLIILLAAFAQSLKQTLLLSTVLCVGYGAVLYVEGTIGSFSLQEDRLLQIPLLLVVATFYGHAVELLRRERVRQWTLANQRQKAQDALHESEERYRAVIEAATDAIIVADHGGRMVSWNTGAQRIFSYSEEEVLGKPLTFLFPAHQRPELERLDATGASTAVGRTVECAGLRRDGSEFPLELSVSTWQTVQGRFYGCIIRDITGRRRIEHVKEELEAQKQEALRRMAGGMAHDFNNLMTVIVGYSGMALSSLSAGHSAYSYVEQIKEAGTRAVELARHLLVFSRRHVLEPRVLDLNETLANLEETLRQLLGERIELVMTLDPALGRVKADPAHLAQAVLNLADNARDAMPEGGRLTVETANAQLADMLPPQDTGMGPGPYVKLTIGDTGLGMDAETRTRVFDPFFTTKALGKRTGLGLSTVYGIVKQSGGHIWVRSEPGQGTTFTICLPRVEDVGE, from the coding sequence ATGACCGCGATCAGCTCCATACTGGACGCCATCTGGAAACCGGGCGGCAGGCGATTCCGTCTGTACGAGACGATCGCCAATTTCCACCAGTTTTCCATCCTGCACACCCTCGTTGCCATTACCCTGTGCTATCACCTCGTCTTCAGTCCCGAGGCGGGGCTGAGCCCCGAGGCGCGGAACCTCCTGATCCTGCTGCTCCTCGTCACGACGGCCGCGATCTGGCGGGTTCCGCCGCGCCTGTTCGGGGCCGGCTGGTTCGTGGGCGGCTGGGTCCTGGGCGACACCCTCCTCACCGTCGCCGTGATCTTCCTGTCCGGGCACACCGGCTCTGCGCTCTACGTGGCCTTTTTCCTGATCATCCTGCTGGCAGCCTTCGCCCAGAGCTTGAAGCAGACGCTCCTGCTCTCCACCGTCCTGTGCGTCGGGTACGGAGCGGTGCTGTACGTCGAAGGGACCATCGGAAGCTTCTCACTCCAGGAGGATCGCCTGCTGCAGATTCCTCTGCTCCTGGTCGTCGCGACCTTTTACGGGCACGCCGTGGAGCTGCTCCGCCGGGAGCGGGTGCGGCAGTGGACCCTGGCCAACCAGCGACAGAAGGCCCAGGACGCGCTGCACGAGAGCGAGGAACGCTACCGGGCCGTCATCGAAGCGGCCACGGACGCCATCATCGTGGCGGACCACGGGGGGCGCATGGTGTCGTGGAACACGGGCGCCCAGCGGATCTTTTCGTACTCGGAGGAGGAGGTGCTGGGCAAGCCGCTGACGTTCCTGTTTCCGGCGCACCAGCGGCCGGAGCTGGAGCGGTTGGACGCGACCGGGGCATCCACGGCGGTCGGACGGACCGTCGAGTGCGCCGGCCTGCGGAGGGACGGGAGCGAGTTCCCGTTGGAGCTGTCCGTGAGCACGTGGCAGACCGTCCAGGGACGGTTTTACGGTTGCATCATCCGCGACATCACCGGGCGCCGGCGCATCGAGCACGTCAAGGAGGAGCTGGAAGCGCAGAAGCAGGAGGCGCTCCGGCGCATGGCGGGCGGCATGGCCCACGACTTCAACAACCTGATGACCGTGATCGTGGGATACAGCGGGATGGCCCTGTCGAGCCTCTCCGCCGGGCACTCCGCCTATAGTTACGTGGAGCAGATCAAAGAGGCCGGGACCAGGGCAGTGGAGCTGGCCCGACACCTCCTGGTCTTCAGCCGCCGCCACGTGCTCGAGCCCAGGGTGCTGGACCTCAACGAGACGCTGGCCAACCTGGAAGAGACGCTGCGGCAATTGCTGGGCGAACGCATCGAGCTGGTGATGACGTTGGACCCGGCTCTGGGCCGCGTCAAGGCCGACCCTGCTCACCTGGCCCAGGCCGTTTTGAACCTCGCCGACAACGCGAGGGACGCCATGCCCGAGGGGGGCCGTCTGACCGTGGAGACCGCCAACGCCCAGCTTGCGGACATGCTCCCTCCGCAAGACACGGGCATGGGGCCCGGTCCCTACGTGAAGCTGACGATCGGCGACACGGGCCTGGGGATGGACGCGGAAACGCGGACCCGCGTGTTCGATCCCTTCTTCACGACGAAAGCGTTGGGGAAGCGGACCGGCCTCGGCCTGTCCACCGTCTACGGGATCGTCAAGCAGAGCGGCGGCCACATATGGGTCCGGAGCGAGCCAGGGCAGGGGACCACCTTCACGATCTGTCTGCCGCGGGTCGAAGACGTGGGCGAATAG
- a CDS encoding RluA family pseudouridine synthase: MNGRAEIIVTAGEQPKRLDLFLASRDPALSRSALQRLIEEGRVTVNGQPVKPSYKIRPGDRIALDIPRPEPLELKPEPIPLDILFEDEALVVLNKPAGLVVHPAPGHWTGTLVNALLHHFGRPGGALSTIGGKERPGLVHRLDKETSGVMVVAKTDEAHRSLAGQFKHHTITRVYEALAWGAIKKAEGLIELAIGRDVKERKKFSARTAKPKESATVYKVRQRLGKAATLVELHPRTGRTHQIRVHLAALGHPVLGDPTYGGRKVGDVGGLDIPRVMLHARTLGFTHPVTGRRVEFSAPLPLDMQAVLDAIAEGLPAGR, encoded by the coding sequence TTGAACGGTCGCGCTGAGATCATCGTCACCGCCGGCGAGCAGCCGAAGCGGCTGGACCTGTTCCTGGCGAGCCGCGATCCGGCCCTCTCCCGTTCGGCCCTGCAGCGCCTGATCGAAGAGGGGCGGGTCACGGTCAACGGCCAGCCCGTCAAGCCCAGCTACAAGATCCGGCCGGGCGACCGGATCGCGCTGGACATTCCCCGTCCGGAGCCGCTGGAGCTCAAGCCGGAGCCGATCCCGCTGGACATCCTGTTTGAGGATGAGGCGCTCGTGGTGCTGAACAAGCCGGCCGGGCTCGTCGTCCATCCGGCGCCGGGGCACTGGACCGGCACGCTGGTCAACGCCCTGCTCCACCACTTCGGCCGGCCGGGCGGAGCGCTCTCCACGATCGGGGGCAAGGAGCGGCCCGGCCTCGTGCACCGGCTGGACAAGGAGACCTCCGGCGTCATGGTCGTGGCCAAGACCGACGAGGCCCACCGGTCCCTCGCCGGCCAGTTCAAGCACCACACGATCACGCGGGTCTACGAGGCGCTGGCCTGGGGTGCGATCAAGAAGGCCGAAGGGCTGATCGAGCTCGCGATCGGCCGGGACGTGAAGGAACGGAAAAAGTTCTCCGCGCGCACCGCGAAGCCCAAGGAGTCGGCCACGGTGTACAAGGTCCGTCAGCGACTCGGGAAGGCGGCGACGCTGGTGGAGCTCCACCCCCGTACCGGCCGCACGCACCAGATCCGGGTCCACCTGGCGGCCCTCGGCCACCCGGTCCTGGGAGATCCGACCTACGGAGGCCGCAAGGTCGGGGACGTGGGCGGGCTGGACATTCCCCGCGTGATGCTCCACGCCCGCACGCTCGGCTTCACCCATCCGGTGACCGGCCGGCGCGTGGAATTCTCCGCTCCCCTGCCCCTGGACATGCAGGCGGTCCTGGACGCCATCGCGGAGGGCCTCCCGGCCGGGCGCTGA
- a CDS encoding GNAT family N-acetyltransferase translates to MTFSERKDFDPALLVRLYEQAPWALGRTEADVRQMLAQTDLAVSVWDGDRLVGFGRVLTDYVYRASIWDVIVDKEYQGQDIGTQIMQHILRHPSLKRVELFWLCTRDKQAFYEKLGFSSKEQTGMVWVRAKHARLE, encoded by the coding sequence GTGACCTTCTCCGAACGAAAGGATTTCGACCCGGCCCTCCTAGTCCGGCTCTACGAACAGGCGCCGTGGGCGCTCGGCCGAACCGAGGCGGACGTGCGCCAGATGCTGGCCCAAACGGATCTGGCTGTCTCGGTCTGGGACGGGGATCGGCTGGTGGGGTTCGGGCGGGTCCTGACCGACTATGTCTATCGGGCTTCGATTTGGGACGTGATCGTGGACAAGGAGTATCAGGGGCAGGACATCGGCACCCAGATCATGCAGCACATCCTGCGCCATCCCTCGCTCAAGCGGGTGGAGCTGTTCTGGCTCTGCACCAGAGACAAGCAGGCCTTCTACGAGAAGCTGGGCTTCAGCTCCAAGGAGCAGACCGGCATGGTCTGGGTCAGGGCCAAGCACGCCCGCCTGGAGTAG
- a CDS encoding alpha-hydroxy acid oxidase, producing MARKLDTLLNLREFEERAGAKLPRAAFAYFAGGACDECTLRDNLEAFQRLRLKPKVLVDVSHRDLATSVLGQKVAMPILIAPTALHRLAHPEGELATARAAGAAGTVMVLSTLATCSLEEAAKAAAGPLWFQLYVYKDRGLTKELVQRAEAAGYQALVLTVDAPLLGRREADLRRQFRLPAGTELANLRQAGLKRLPAAKGESKLAAYFASLLDPSLTWRDVEWLRSLTRLPVLVKGVLRADDAVRSVEAGAAGVIVSNHGGRQLDTVPATITVLPEIAAAVAGRAEVLLDGGIRRGTDVLKALALGAKAVLVGRPVLWGLAVGGQAGVSRVLGLLRGELDLAMALCGCPSVQAITADLIA from the coding sequence GTGGCCCGGAAGCTGGACACCCTGTTGAACCTGCGCGAGTTCGAGGAGCGGGCCGGGGCCAAGCTCCCGAGGGCGGCCTTCGCCTACTTTGCGGGCGGCGCCTGCGACGAATGCACGTTGCGCGACAACCTCGAGGCCTTCCAGCGGCTCCGGCTCAAGCCGAAGGTCCTCGTGGACGTGAGTCACCGCGACCTGGCGACGAGCGTGCTGGGTCAGAAGGTCGCAATGCCGATCCTCATCGCCCCCACCGCCCTCCACCGGCTGGCCCATCCAGAGGGCGAGCTGGCCACCGCGCGGGCGGCTGGCGCAGCCGGCACGGTCATGGTCCTGAGCACCCTCGCCACCTGCTCGCTGGAGGAGGCGGCCAAGGCCGCCGCCGGTCCCCTCTGGTTCCAGTTGTACGTCTACAAGGATCGGGGCTTGACCAAGGAGTTGGTGCAGCGGGCGGAAGCGGCCGGTTACCAGGCCCTGGTCCTCACGGTGGACGCGCCGCTCCTCGGGCGCCGCGAGGCAGACCTGCGCCGTCAATTCCGGCTGCCCGCCGGCACGGAGCTGGCCAACCTGCGCCAAGCGGGATTGAAACGGTTGCCGGCCGCCAAGGGCGAGTCGAAGCTCGCCGCCTACTTCGCGTCGCTGCTGGACCCGTCCCTGACCTGGCGGGATGTCGAATGGCTGCGATCCCTCACCCGTCTGCCGGTGCTCGTAAAGGGAGTCCTCCGCGCGGACGACGCGGTCCGTTCCGTGGAGGCCGGCGCGGCCGGCGTGATCGTATCCAACCACGGGGGCCGGCAGCTCGACACGGTCCCGGCCACGATCACGGTGCTGCCCGAGATCGCGGCGGCGGTCGCGGGGCGAGCCGAAGTCCTGCTGGACGGAGGCATCAGGCGGGGCACTGACGTCCTCAAGGCCTTGGCCCTCGGCGCGAAGGCGGTGCTGGTCGGCCGGCCGGTCCTCTGGGGCCTGGCCGTCGGCGGGCAGGCCGGCGTGTCGCGCGTGCTGGGGCTCCTGCGCGGCGAGCTGGACCTGGCGATGGCCCTCTGCGGCTGTCCCTCAGTCCAGGCGATCACCGCGGACCTGATCGCCTGA
- a CDS encoding CusA/CzcA family heavy metal efflux RND transporter, whose product MDRLLTLSLRYRFFTLVALVLVMAAGLWSFIHLSIDAVPDLTPVQVQVLTRAPTLGPVEVEQFVTFPIEASLSGLPALRELRSVSRYGLSAVTAIFEDRTDIYRARQLVSERLARAMERIPAEYGRPVVGPLTTGLGEVYQFTLRGSGYSAMALRTILEWDIGMRLRAVPGVVEVNIWGGEPQQFQIVADPAKLLAYHVSLRQVFEALERNNAIAGGGYIERQREQLLIRGEALATQVADLRQIVVAHGPGGVPIYVSDIAEVREASALRIGAATAMGEGETVIGMVQMLAGENAQEVVGRVKARVQEIQATLPSGVTIEPYYDRALFVSNVIRTVRDNLLEGGLLVIAVLFLFLGDLRAGLIVAAAIPLSMLIAFTGMMQAGLSGNLMSLGAVDFGLLVDGSVVMIDNILRRLAAKGTMSPDRRLAEVHAAGREVLHPMTFAVGIIILVYVPILALTGIEGKMFRPMALTVILALAGSLVLAVTVTPVLAFWFARAARSHEDTRAVRLGRRLYEPALAWAMRRPTLVVALSVGLFVVSVGIGARLGVEFVPRLDEGDLAIQVWRLPSVSLTESVATALEVERALRRFPEVTQVVTRTGSPEVATDVMGIELSDVFVTLIPQREWTTARTRDELIAKMKPAVLEAVPGVGLSFTQPIEMRFNELIAGTRSDLAVKIFGPDLDVLKQNAEAVARALERVRGAGDVKVEQVAGLPLVRVIVDRTQIARYGLTAEEVLTLVQAMRVGRVVGTVVQGPRRFELVVRFTEGASADPAALGTLLLPTVHGELVPLSRVAAVRVDAGPAQISREQVQRRIVVECNIRGRDLGGFVAEAQRAVTEAVSLPPGYEVKWGGQFEHLQEAARRMAVVVPLTLLLILSVLSVIFGAMRPALLIYLNVPLALSGGVLALWLRGLPLSLSAIIGFIALFGIAVLNGVVLVSHIRQLEAQGLPAEQAVMQGAVNRLRPVLMTALVASLGFLPMALATSMGAEVQRPLATVVIGGLITSTALTLLVIPTLYARVCLRKDRAA is encoded by the coding sequence ATGGACCGGCTGCTCACCCTCTCGCTCCGCTACCGTTTCTTCACGCTCGTGGCGCTCGTGCTGGTGATGGCGGCCGGCCTCTGGTCGTTCATTCACCTCAGCATCGACGCCGTGCCGGACCTCACCCCGGTCCAGGTCCAGGTCCTCACACGCGCCCCGACCCTCGGACCCGTGGAAGTGGAACAATTCGTGACGTTTCCGATCGAAGCCTCCCTGAGCGGATTGCCTGCGCTCCGGGAACTGCGATCCGTCTCGCGCTATGGGCTCTCCGCCGTCACGGCCATCTTTGAAGACCGCACGGACATCTACCGAGCCCGGCAATTGGTCAGCGAGCGCCTCGCCCGGGCCATGGAGCGCATCCCGGCCGAGTACGGTCGCCCCGTCGTGGGACCGCTGACCACGGGACTGGGGGAAGTCTATCAGTTCACGTTGAGGGGGAGCGGGTACAGCGCCATGGCCCTGCGGACGATCCTCGAATGGGACATCGGGATGCGTTTGCGAGCCGTGCCCGGCGTCGTGGAAGTGAACATCTGGGGAGGAGAGCCGCAACAGTTCCAGATCGTGGCGGACCCAGCCAAACTCCTTGCCTACCACGTGTCGCTTCGCCAGGTCTTTGAAGCGCTCGAACGGAACAATGCGATCGCCGGCGGCGGGTACATCGAGCGCCAACGCGAGCAGTTGCTCATCCGAGGCGAGGCCCTGGCGACGCAGGTCGCCGATCTCCGCCAGATCGTGGTCGCGCACGGACCGGGCGGGGTGCCGATTTATGTTTCTGACATCGCCGAGGTCCGAGAGGCGTCGGCCCTTCGGATTGGGGCCGCCACGGCGATGGGGGAAGGCGAGACCGTCATCGGCATGGTGCAGATGCTGGCCGGCGAGAACGCCCAGGAGGTGGTCGGACGGGTCAAGGCGCGGGTACAGGAAATTCAGGCGACCCTTCCGTCAGGCGTCACGATCGAGCCGTACTACGACCGGGCCCTCTTCGTCTCGAACGTGATCCGGACCGTGCGCGACAATCTCCTCGAAGGCGGTCTGCTCGTCATCGCGGTCCTGTTCCTGTTTCTCGGGGACCTCCGCGCGGGGTTGATCGTGGCCGCCGCGATCCCGCTCTCGATGCTGATCGCGTTCACCGGCATGATGCAAGCCGGACTCTCCGGCAACCTGATGAGCCTCGGCGCCGTTGATTTCGGCCTTCTCGTGGACGGGTCGGTGGTGATGATCGACAACATCCTGCGGCGGCTCGCCGCCAAGGGCACGATGAGTCCCGACCGGCGCCTGGCGGAAGTCCATGCAGCCGGTCGGGAGGTCCTGCACCCCATGACCTTCGCGGTCGGCATCATCATCCTGGTGTACGTGCCCATTCTGGCGCTCACGGGCATTGAGGGAAAGATGTTCCGCCCGATGGCGCTGACGGTGATCCTGGCCCTGGCCGGATCGCTCGTGCTGGCCGTGACCGTCACGCCGGTCCTGGCCTTTTGGTTTGCCCGCGCGGCGCGGTCCCATGAAGACACCCGTGCGGTTCGGCTGGGTCGCCGTCTCTACGAGCCGGCGCTCGCCTGGGCCATGAGGCGCCCGACCCTGGTAGTCGCCCTTTCGGTTGGGCTCTTCGTCGTCAGCGTCGGAATCGGCGCGCGGCTCGGCGTGGAATTCGTCCCGCGGCTGGACGAAGGCGATCTGGCGATCCAGGTCTGGCGATTGCCCAGTGTGTCGCTCACGGAGTCGGTCGCCACCGCGTTGGAAGTGGAACGTGCGCTCCGCCGATTTCCGGAAGTCACGCAGGTCGTCACGAGAACGGGGAGTCCAGAAGTGGCGACCGATGTGATGGGCATCGAGCTGTCCGATGTCTTCGTCACGCTCATCCCGCAGCGGGAGTGGACCACGGCCCGGACTCGCGACGAACTGATCGCGAAGATGAAGCCGGCCGTCCTGGAAGCCGTGCCCGGTGTGGGACTCAGCTTTACCCAACCGATCGAGATGCGGTTCAACGAGCTGATCGCGGGCACTCGCTCGGACCTGGCGGTCAAGATCTTCGGACCGGACCTCGACGTGCTCAAGCAGAATGCCGAGGCCGTCGCCCGCGCGCTTGAGCGGGTCCGGGGCGCGGGGGATGTCAAAGTGGAACAGGTGGCCGGCCTCCCGCTGGTTCGGGTCATCGTGGATCGGACCCAGATCGCCCGCTATGGCCTCACCGCAGAGGAGGTGCTCACGCTGGTCCAAGCGATGCGGGTCGGTCGCGTGGTCGGCACCGTGGTGCAAGGCCCGCGGCGCTTCGAGTTGGTCGTCCGCTTCACCGAAGGCGCGTCGGCCGATCCGGCGGCGTTAGGGACGTTGCTCCTTCCCACCGTCCACGGAGAGCTCGTGCCGCTCTCCCGCGTCGCGGCGGTTCGCGTGGACGCGGGCCCGGCCCAGATCAGCCGGGAGCAGGTGCAACGGCGCATCGTCGTGGAGTGCAACATCCGGGGGCGGGATCTCGGCGGGTTTGTGGCGGAGGCGCAACGGGCGGTCACGGAGGCTGTGTCGCTGCCGCCGGGCTATGAGGTCAAATGGGGCGGACAGTTCGAGCATCTCCAAGAAGCGGCGCGCCGCATGGCTGTGGTGGTGCCCCTCACCTTGCTGCTGATCCTCAGCGTGCTCTCGGTCATCTTCGGTGCCATGCGACCGGCGCTGTTGATTTATCTCAACGTGCCGCTGGCTCTGTCGGGCGGCGTCTTGGCGCTTTGGCTACGCGGGTTGCCACTCAGCCTCTCCGCCATCATCGGCTTTATCGCCCTGTTCGGCATCGCCGTCCTCAACGGCGTGGTGTTGGTGAGCCATATCCGACAACTGGAAGCCCAAGGGCTTCCGGCTGAGCAGGCCGTCATGCAGGGAGCGGTCAATCGGCTGCGGCCGGTGCTGATGACCGCGCTGGTCGCGAGCCTGGGCTTCCTGCCGATGGCCTTGGCCACCAGCATGGGCGCAGAGGTTCAGCGTCCCCTTGCCACGGTCGTGATCGGCGGGCTGATCACGTCCACCGCCCTCACCCTCCTCGTGATTCCGACGCTCTATGCACGCGTCTGCCTCCGCAAGGATCGGGCGGCGTGA